Proteins found in one Hymenobacter sp. J193 genomic segment:
- a CDS encoding helix-turn-helix domain-containing protein produces MAPNSTNSKKPAAQSTAAKNGKNATAVGRTFAQMLDNKKFTSRVLQKQLRMSSRTVNNAKVDPGVLSLGDVFRLADLMKEPVELLMQELVAEIKQLPAELQPVQ; encoded by the coding sequence ATGGCACCTAACTCGACCAATTCCAAGAAACCTGCTGCGCAGTCAACAGCTGCTAAGAACGGCAAAAATGCGACGGCCGTTGGCAGAACCTTCGCGCAAATGCTGGACAATAAAAAGTTTACGTCGCGGGTTCTGCAAAAACAACTGCGCATGTCCTCGCGCACTGTAAACAATGCTAAAGTAGATCCTGGCGTGCTAAGCCTGGGGGACGTATTCCGACTGGCTGACTTAATGAAGGAACCCGTTGAGCTGCTCATGCAGGAACTGGTGGCCGAGATTAAGCAGCTGCCCGCTGAGCTACAGCCCGTGCAATGA